The Methylomonas rhizoryzae genome includes the window TTGTTGCGCCGTTTTTTGCGCCAAGAATTCGGCCTTGATCAAAGCCATATCCACTTCGTTTTCGCATTCCCGTTTGCAGCCTTTACAACTCACGCACAGCGCCATTGCTTGTTCCAGGCTTTTGTCGAACAAGGCCAGGGGATTTTCGGCGTTCAACGCCGCTTTCAATAACTTGACTCTGCCGCCGGGCGACAGCAACGGATTGTCGCTGATCCGGTAACTCGGACACATCACCCCTTTAGCGGATTTTTGTTCGCATTGCCGGCTACCGATGCAGACAGCCACGGCTTTGGCAAAATCGGCGCCGTGTTTGGGAATGTCGGCATACGCATCGCCCATCCCGGCGTTTTCGTAAGACGACCAATCGAGAAACAGTTTCATAATGTCGTAGCGAGTTTAAAACCGGCTTCAAGCAAATTCGGCGCCAGCCAACAAAGTCCTTACCTTGGGGGCGGCGGCGGCGAAGCAATGTAGTAAGTCCTACAATTTTCCGACTTTCGGCCGCTAAACCGACAGCCAATTTCCATGAGGTCGCCGCCAAGCTTGGTCTTAGCGCAAAGGTCACGAGGCACAAACCTTGCTTTTGGTATGGTTTTATCAATGCGAAATCTTTATGAACTTGGACGATTACACTTGCCGTTATTTCATTAGCTATAGCGGCGTAAAACTGCCGTTGAAGCTGGTCAACGAATTCGAAGGCAGCGGTTTGGCTAACCGCAATACCTATTTTCGCGGCTATTTCGATACCGACCAGCGTTTAATCCGCTGCGAAAAACTGGTATACGGCGAAACCGAACTACTGCACGACTACCAATACGACGACAGCGGCGTACTGAGACGCGCCGAAATTACCGATGCGGACGGCGAACTGACCGTGTTGCATTTTGATGCGGCCGGGCAAGCCGTAGAAGAATAAACAGTCATAGCCTCGGCGCGTTGATTCCCGGCGCCGACCTATCGGTTAGGCTTGTCAACCCCGGATACGGCGTTCGACCGTGTTACACCGGGGGCATTGTGTTGGTCAATTAACAAGCAACCCAAAGGCAGCTTATTCTCCGAGCTGCCATACTATCGTAACGCCAAAATTGGCATTGGCGCTCTGTCCTATTTGGGGGGGAACCGCGCAAGCCGTGAGTAAGCTGCGCAGGGAGCAATTACTCGACGGTTAAAGCGTCTTCATCTGCCAAAATTCCCTGTTACCCATAAGCCGAGGCTACTTCGTGTTTAAGCATTCAATCGGCCAATCAGCCGCCATTCTGAACAGCGATTTTGTTGCTCTTTTAATAGTCGAGGACATGCGCATCGTATGGGGCAATGCGGCCTTGCACCGCATTTTGGGTTACGACCCGGATGAACTGATCGGGCAACCCATCCGCATGCTGTTTCTCGATCAAGAGAGCTATGAATCATTCCGACGTGAGGCGAATTCGGCGATCGCCAACGGGAACAGCTACTCCGGAACCATTCCGCAGCAACGCAAGGACGGTAC containing:
- a CDS encoding DUF6156 family protein, encoding MNLDDYTCRYFISYSGVKLPLKLVNEFEGSGLANRNTYFRGYFDTDQRLIRCEKLVYGETELLHDYQYDDSGVLRRAEITDADGELTVLHFDAAGQAVEE